The region CAACACCTAGTTCACAACATCTAGTGATTCGTTTTTCCACCATTAAACCACTTGGCTCAAAGCATTAGCGTTATTGTAATGCTTTGAGCTTAATGGCTTGCTTCATCATTTCTCTTCCTTCCGTTTCAACATAGTTCAAGAACACTTTAGCGATTGGCGACAAGTGATCTGACTTCGTCCAAGAGAACGACCACTTTGATTGAATAGGCAAGCCTTCGACATTAAGCACTTTAACGTTATAAATCTCACCAAAAGCGAGTGTATGGGCTGAGAGAATAGAAACGCCTAATCGAGACAGCACCGAATGAATAATGGCTTCATTACTGGCAATCGTCATTTTGATCTTAGGGCTAACCGCTTGCGCCTCAAAGAAGCTTTCTGTGGCGTAGCGAGTGCCTGAGCCAGATTCTCTGATCAGAAAGTCATGCTGACAAAATGTGTCGAGCGAAATTTTCTTCTGTTGTGCGAGTGGATGGTTTTGCTCAGCAATGGCGACCAAATCATTCGACATAAATTCAATGGTTTCAAGATCTAACCCTTGGGGCACATAACTAAAGACATAAAAGTCGTCCAGCCCTTGCTCAAGACGCTCAATTACCTGCTGACGATTAGCCACGGTAAACTGAATATCAATGCCCGGGTAACGCTCGCAAAATGGGCCAAGTAAATGTGGAATAAAATATTTCGCTGTGGTGGCACTGGCAAGCCGCAGAGTACCGGATTTTAAACCGCGCAAATCCGATAATTGCATATCTAATGCTTCGCAGCTTTGCAGTATTTGCTGAGCGGTTTTGACTGTAACTAGGCCGGCGTCGGTGAATTTGAGCTTGCGGCCGACCTGATGATAAAGCGGCAGCCCAATCGCTTCACTGAGCTTTTTCAACTGCATAGACACTGTCGGCTGGGTTAAAAATAATCGCTCAGATGCAGCTTTAATACTGCCTCCTTGATGCACAGCCAATAAAATTTCCAGCTGCCTAAATGTACCTATATGTGCGTGAAGTCTTGAAGACATAACCACCTCAATTAGATTTTAACCTAACCACTAAATAGTAATTATCTATTTTTATCTAATCGGTTTACTTTGTAAACTTTCTTTATTGAGGCGTTAGTGGGAACTGCACCGTTCTGGCTCCCGCAAAGTTTAACAAATTCCCTACTCAATACTTAGGAGAATAATGTGAGTAACCAGAGCAAACGAAGCATAATTTTGCTGATGATCACTAGCCTAATGCTATATGGCTTTTACTACACTAGCGTGCAGATTGGTAGCGAGCTATTTGCCTTTGCCATGCTTGCCACTGTGTTAATGACGGTTGCATTAATAACGTTAAGCAAGCTGACCATAACGGGCAAAAACCGAGCCTCAAAATCACTCGCTTTACCTGACGCGTTAAGAGAAGAGTAAATGATGATTGTCGATGCTGTCGTTGCATTTTTTATTCTTGGTATCGTTTGCCAACTGCTGGGTGCGAAAATGGCCTTTCCTGATGGCCTATACAAAGCACTCAGTATGTTTTTGATGATCGCCATTGGTTTAAAAGGCGGTTTAGCCCTGCAAGCGCATGTTGACCCAAGCCTGCTGACCATGTCGATTGCCGTTATCGCGTTTGGTTTGGTATTGCCGCTGGTGGCTTATCCACTGCTTCGCTATTTCGGCCAGCTAGATAAGATTAACGCTGGTGCTGTTGCAGCGCACTACGGCTCTGTAAGCGTTGCTACCTATGCCGTTGCAGTTGCCCTGCTGGAAGCCAATAACATTAGCTATGAAGCCTATTTTCCTTTGTTTGTCGTGTTGTTAGAAATGCCCGCTATCATCATCGGTTTAATGCTGGCTAAAGGTAACCTGAAGGTTGTTAATGGCGAATTTATTAAAAAAGAGTTAGTTGCTAACCCAAGTATCTTACTCATGCTTGGTGGCTTAGCTATCGGTTATGTGGGCGGCACGAGTGTGGAGAAGTTATCGCCTTTCTTTATCGAGTTGTTTTCTGGCGTGCTGGCACTGTTCCTGTTAAAGATGGGCATTATCGCAGCAGAGCAGTTAACAGCCCTCAAGAAGAACAGCCTATTTTTAGTCAGCTTTGCGATTTTAATGCCGATGATTGGCGGCTTAGCTGGCACAGGGTTGGGATTGTCGATGGGGTTAAGCGCAGGTGGCGTGGCATTAATGGCGGTGCTAGGCGCTAGTGCCTCATACATCGCAGTGCCCGCGGCAATGAAGCAAAGTTTGCCAGAGGCCAATGCTGGCATGTCGATAACCGCTTCATTGGGGATTACCTTTCCATTTAACGTGTTAATCGGCGTACCGTTTTTTATTGCGCTAGGCAGCTACTTAGTGCAATAACCATAGGAATATGGCGAGGTAACAGTTTGAAAAGCAGCTTAGCTATTGCCAACAATAGCTGCATTATTACTTTTGGAGGAGGATGTATGATGAACTCAGTTGATTTAAGCCCACTCTACCGCAGTAGTATTGGCTTTGACGGGTTATCCGGCTTGTTAGATAACGCACTAGCTTCAACCAGCGAGGTCAGTAGTTATCCAGCATATAATATCGAAGTGGTCGCTGAAAACTGCTACGCCATTACCATCGCCGCGGCAGGCTTTGCCGACGACGAACTTAACATTCAAGTTGAGCAAGGCGAGCTGCTTGTTACGGGTCAAAAGCTCAAAAATGCCAATCGACAGTACCTACACCACGGCATTATCACGCAAAGCTTTGAACGTAAATTTACGTTGGCAGAATATGTTGAAGTAACGCGTGCCAAGCTTAGCCATGGCTTACTTGTTATTGAATTGGTGAAAACTCTGCCTGAATCGGCAGGTGCCACCTGTATCGCCATTAGCCACCCATATCAATCGGCGACTAAGCCCAGCTTTGTCAGGGCGAACCATTTAGCGAAAAACACCGCCCAAAAAAGCACCGCTGCAACAACCACTGGCGCGAAAACCCGTGACACAAAAACAAGTAGTGCCACTCACTCCAACAACACGCGTAAAGCTGTGCCACCAAGTCAGTTGACTGATCCCCCAGTAGCAGGCGCAAAAAGCAAAGAGGAAACTCTATCGACAGATACTCCTTCTGAAGCGAAACAAAAAGTAGCTTCAGCAAAAGCAAAGCCAGCACAATCTGCTCAAGTGCACTGGTTTAATGGCTAGTAAACCTATGCGCTAAATCTACGCACTAAACCTATACGCTAAACCTATGCACTAAAATATATGGCCATCACCACTGAAACAGGGCTTGTACTGAGGCTTGTATTGGCGCTCTAATATCACTGATACAAGCCATTTTCCTATACGATAATCAGTTATCACAATTTGCAACAAAGGCTATTGTTGCTTCGCTTTCGTGATCACTTCCTGCTCTATTTCAATATTCACCATCACTGCGGTAACACTGGCAAACAGTAGCCCTACGGGCAACGCATAAAGAAAACTCATTAAGTACAAATTAAAAAACTGATTTACTGAATTAAAATTTTGAATACTAGCGGTCGTCGTTAGTGCCATTATTGATTGTAAAATCAGTGTCATAACCACGCCAAGTAGCAGGT is a window of Thalassotalea euphylliae DNA encoding:
- a CDS encoding sodium-dependent bicarbonate transport family permease, with translation MMIVDAVVAFFILGIVCQLLGAKMAFPDGLYKALSMFLMIAIGLKGGLALQAHVDPSLLTMSIAVIAFGLVLPLVAYPLLRYFGQLDKINAGAVAAHYGSVSVATYAVAVALLEANNISYEAYFPLFVVLLEMPAIIIGLMLAKGNLKVVNGEFIKKELVANPSILLMLGGLAIGYVGGTSVEKLSPFFIELFSGVLALFLLKMGIIAAEQLTALKKNSLFLVSFAILMPMIGGLAGTGLGLSMGLSAGGVALMAVLGASASYIAVPAAMKQSLPEANAGMSITASLGITFPFNVLIGVPFFIALGSYLVQ
- a CDS encoding Hsp20 family protein, giving the protein MMNSVDLSPLYRSSIGFDGLSGLLDNALASTSEVSSYPAYNIEVVAENCYAITIAAAGFADDELNIQVEQGELLVTGQKLKNANRQYLHHGIITQSFERKFTLAEYVEVTRAKLSHGLLVIELVKTLPESAGATCIAISHPYQSATKPSFVRANHLAKNTAQKSTAATTTGAKTRDTKTSSATHSNNTRKAVPPSQLTDPPVAGAKSKEETLSTDTPSEAKQKVASAKAKPAQSAQVHWFNG
- a CDS encoding LysR family transcriptional regulator yields the protein MSSRLHAHIGTFRQLEILLAVHQGGSIKAASERLFLTQPTVSMQLKKLSEAIGLPLYHQVGRKLKFTDAGLVTVKTAQQILQSCEALDMQLSDLRGLKSGTLRLASATTAKYFIPHLLGPFCERYPGIDIQFTVANRQQVIERLEQGLDDFYVFSYVPQGLDLETIEFMSNDLVAIAEQNHPLAQQKKISLDTFCQHDFLIRESGSGTRYATESFFEAQAVSPKIKMTIASNEAIIHSVLSRLGVSILSAHTLAFGEIYNVKVLNVEGLPIQSKWSFSWTKSDHLSPIAKVFLNYVETEGREMMKQAIKLKALQ